GCCATCATGTATGGAAGCTGCCTTTTGGAGAAAGAAGCGGGCATGTATCCGGGCACTATCAGAAGCCCGGGAGGAGGCAGCACCGCGGGGGTGGGCAGCACTGGGAGCGGTGGAAGTCCGCTGCCAGCCTCCAACTTCGCTGCTGCCCCAGCTTACCCGCACTATATGGGGTATCCTCATATGACCAACATGGATCCTCATGGGCCATCACTGGGGACATGGAGTTCACCCTACAGTCCCCCGCGGGAAGACTGGAGCGCGTACCCAGGGCCGTCCAGTACAATGGGCACAGTGCCCATGAACGACATGACCTCGAGCCCTGCTGCTTTTGGCTCGCCCGACTACAGCAGCCTGGGCCCCGCCGGCGGTGGAAGCAGCGGCGGTGGCCTGCCAGCCTCAGCCAGCGGGTCACTGGTCCCCATTGACTCCGGCACCGCCGACGCCAGTTCCTCCAGCAGGAGCCGCCACAGCCCCTATGCATGGATGCGCAAAACTGTGCAGGTGACCGGTGAGTAATCGATTAGAATGTCCGCACACTTTCTTTTCTTAGCTTCTTCTCTTGGTTGGCCCGCCTTCCTACTTCTCAGGCCTCTCCGGGGAGAGTTTAGCTAGGCGACTCCTGCGTGACTGGCTGGTCCATTAGGTACCTTTCAATGCGCGCCCTTGGGTTCAAATCTTGTTGAATGTGAAGCGTGGAACTAAATCTACCCTATGGGTGTTTTTTGCCATACCCTGATCGCTCAATGGGGTGAGCGCGTGCACATTGGGCATCTTGAGCCACAAAGATCAGGATCCAACCCTGTAGTTGCCCAGATGGGAAAACAGATGCACGGAAAGTCTCAACGAGTGGACGAGGTCACTGGTGTCCGAATGTTCAGGCACTGAGGCTTGCCGGTTCCTTTTCCACACCTTTTCCCATAATAGCAGGCTGGC
This sequence is a window from Ictidomys tridecemlineatus isolate mIctTri1 chromosome X, mIctTri1.hap1, whole genome shotgun sequence. Protein-coding genes within it:
- the LOC101960047 gene encoding homeobox protein CDX-4, which produces MYGSCLLEKEAGMYPGTIRSPGGGSTAGVGSTGSGGSPLPASNFAAAPAYPHYMGYPHMTNMDPHGPSLGTWSSPYSPPREDWSAYPGPSSTMGTVPMNDMTSSPAAFGSPDYSSLGPAGGGSSGGGLPASASGSLVPIDSGTADASSSSRSRHSPYAWMRKTVQVTGKTRTKEKYRVVYTDHQRLELEKEFHCNRYITIRRKSELAVNLGLSERQVKIWFQNRRAKERKMIKKKISQFENSGGSVQSDSGSISPGELPNTFFTTPSAVRGFQPIEIQQIIVSE